A genomic stretch from Solanum stenotomum isolate F172 chromosome 8, ASM1918654v1, whole genome shotgun sequence includes:
- the LOC125874259 gene encoding monothiol glutaredoxin-S15, mitochondrial, which produces MARSLSQMMLKRFAAYPLARSSAITSRSIHQGEVRYSTSVPSDPDTHEDFRPTSKLESSGLSLENIVEQDVKENPVMIYMKGVPDLPRCGFSSLAVRVLKEYNAPISARNILEDPELKNAVKAFSHWPTFPQIFINGEFIGGSDIILNMHQSGELKEKLKTIVNNQGKEE; this is translated from the exons ATGGCGAGATCATTATCTCAAATGATGTTGAAGCGTTTTGCAGCCTACCCACTTGCACGTTCATCTGCAATT ACATCCAGATCCATCCACCAGGGTGAAGTGCGGTATTCAACTTCTGTGCCTAGTGACCCTGACACTCATGAAGATTTTAGACCTACTAGTAAGCTTGAGAGTTCAGGTCTTTCTCTGGAGAATATTGTTGAGCAG GATGTCAAGGAAAATCCTGTGATGATATACATGAAAGGTGTGCCAGATCTGCCTCGTTGTGGATTCAGCTCATTGGCTGTTAGAGTTCTCAAAGAATACA ATGCTCCTATAAGTGCCAGAAATATCTTAGAAGATCCTGAGCTTAAGAATGCTGTAAAAGCTTTCAG cCACTGGCCCACATTTCCACAAATATTTATCAATGGGGAGTTTATCGGTGGATCAGATATCATCCTCAATATGCATCAG AGTGGTGAACTCAAGGAAAAGCTGAAAACTATCGTGAACAACCAGGGTAAAGAAGAATGA
- the LOC125872975 gene encoding uncharacterized protein LOC125872975 has product MSYLNPSTGSGSRTSRMTFEFGRTYVVRPKGKHQATIVWLHGLGDNGSSWSQLLESLPLPNIKWICPTAPTRPVAILGGFPCTAWFDVGELSDDGPDDFEGLDASVAHIANLLSTEPADVKLGIGGFSMGAATALYSATCFAQGKYGNGNTYPVNLRAIIGLSGWLPGSRNVRNKIEGSLEAARRASSLPILLCHGSCDEVVPYKYGERSTLVLNSAGFRNLAFKKYDGLGHYTVPREMDEVCNWLNARLVLEGCR; this is encoded by the exons ATGAGTTATTTAAACCCTTCAACTGGCTCTG GAAGTAGAACTTCTAGGATGACATTCGAGTTCGGGAGGACATATGTCGTGAGGCCCAAAGGGAAACACCAAGCTACAATAGTTTGGTTGCATGGCCTTGGAGATAATGGCTCCAG TTGGTCCCAACTTTTGGAAAGCCTACCCCTTCCTAAT ATCAAATGGATATGTCCAACAGCCCCAACTCGTCCTGTAGCTATACTCGGTGGATTTCCTTGCACTGCAT GGTTTGACGTAGGAGAACTTTCCGATGATGGTCCTGATGATTTTGAAGGCTTAGATGCTTCAGTtgcacatattgcaaacttatTGTCAACTGAACCTGCTGATG TTAAACTTGGTATTGGAGGCTTCAGCATGGGTGCAGCGACTGCGCTCTACTCTGCAACTTGCTTTGCACAAGGAAAATACGGAAATGGAAACACCTATCCAGTCAACTTAAGGGCTATCATAGGTCTAAGTGGGTGGCTTCCCGGTTCAAG GAACGTGCGTAACAAGATTGAAGGATCACTAGAGGCTGCAAGACGTGCCTCGTCTTTGCCCATTCTACTCTGTCATGGATCGT GTGATGAAGTTGTTCCTTACAAATATGGAGAGAGGTCTACTCTTGTCTTGAACTCAGCTGGATTCAGGAACCTTGCATTCAAAAAATACGATGG GCTTGGCCATTACACAGTACCAAGAGAAATGGATGAGGTGTGTAATTGGTTAAATGCAAGGCTCGTGCTTGAGGGTTGCCGATGA